In Desulfuribacillus alkaliarsenatis, the following proteins share a genomic window:
- a CDS encoding methyl-accepting chemotaxis protein yields MKKLTGLPLNVKLQILVVIAILVSMSLLQATSVYRSTNFTSEIAIETISDKISAFDFFVLKELEYLEQEIFTQRQDDNLFEAIQSGQTALITREANQLFADLQRELGATSLVIRNMNLNAIYNNQIYENNQRDTASIQAVNRVLLDDKEQATTFNMTNLGLEMVTAGIVKSATGQEIAIIEIGRLMYDDYLTDLRDGLGVNYSVFSEAELIVSSINGQGTNVVGQRITDNQIINTVLRQGNEWSGRISGFTDYDIFASFTPVKNIEGTIIGMVMASSSAVPYDENNRADIWFGILFQIAIQVVFFLVMYPIIKYKISPISDMTKVITAAADSDYRAEVAASHKNHPEEIGEMANAIQQMQNNTKKMIKEIINSSETVANSSDDLLQLSENTLASLKEVEGFIHEIQRMSETQTNIANETATSMDEMAHGVNQVAETASSITEDSTAMRKEADNGKIAVSGAVKKMNDIQSSAKQIADATNQLVAGLDKINVFVNTINDISEQTNLLALNASIEAARAGEHGRGFAVVADEVRKLAEESAESTKEINTIVTDIKKVTGVTVESLANNQKETEEGIESIQNVDKAFINILQAINEVAGKIESMSAIAEEMSAGTEEVSASVSELSTISRDANASTSQISDKIQEQVTAIEEVTKSSEKLSQLAHELENEVTKFKI; encoded by the coding sequence TTGAAAAAGCTTACAGGTTTACCTTTGAACGTAAAGCTCCAGATTTTAGTAGTTATTGCTATTTTAGTTTCAATGTCTTTATTACAAGCAACATCTGTATACCGAAGTACGAATTTTACGTCGGAAATAGCTATTGAAACGATTAGTGATAAGATAAGTGCCTTTGATTTTTTTGTACTAAAAGAGCTTGAATATCTTGAACAAGAGATATTTACGCAACGGCAAGACGACAATTTATTTGAAGCTATTCAATCTGGACAAACAGCACTTATAACTAGAGAAGCTAATCAATTATTTGCTGATTTACAGCGCGAGTTAGGAGCTACAAGCTTAGTAATTCGCAACATGAATTTAAACGCAATATATAATAACCAAATATACGAGAATAATCAAAGGGATACTGCTAGTATACAAGCAGTAAATCGGGTTTTGCTAGATGATAAAGAGCAAGCAACCACATTTAATATGACTAACCTAGGGTTAGAAATGGTAACTGCTGGTATTGTCAAATCAGCAACTGGTCAGGAAATTGCTATTATAGAAATTGGACGATTAATGTATGATGATTACTTGACTGATTTAAGGGATGGCCTAGGTGTTAACTACTCAGTTTTCTCTGAAGCTGAGCTAATTGTATCATCTATCAATGGTCAAGGTACTAATGTTGTTGGCCAAAGAATTACTGATAATCAAATCATTAACACAGTTTTAAGACAAGGAAATGAATGGTCAGGTCGTATTTCAGGTTTTACTGATTATGATATTTTCGCTAGCTTTACTCCCGTCAAGAATATAGAGGGAACTATTATAGGTATGGTTATGGCTAGTTCAAGTGCAGTACCTTATGATGAAAACAATAGAGCCGATATTTGGTTTGGAATACTATTTCAGATTGCTATACAAGTAGTATTTTTCTTAGTAATGTACCCAATTATTAAGTATAAGATCTCTCCAATTTCTGATATGACTAAAGTGATTACGGCTGCTGCTGATAGTGACTATCGGGCGGAAGTGGCTGCAAGTCACAAAAATCACCCAGAGGAAATCGGTGAAATGGCTAATGCAATTCAGCAAATGCAGAATAATACGAAGAAAATGATTAAAGAAATTATTAATAGCTCAGAGACGGTAGCTAATTCTTCTGATGATTTACTTCAGCTTTCGGAAAACACATTAGCATCACTGAAGGAAGTAGAGGGCTTTATTCACGAAATACAAAGAATGTCGGAAACACAAACTAATATTGCTAATGAGACCGCTACATCTATGGATGAAATGGCCCATGGGGTAAACCAAGTTGCAGAAACAGCTTCTAGTATTACAGAGGATTCTACTGCCATGAGGAAAGAGGCCGACAATGGAAAAATTGCCGTATCGGGTGCAGTTAAGAAGATGAACGATATACAATCAAGTGCGAAGCAGATAGCAGATGCAACCAATCAATTAGTGGCGGGATTAGATAAGATTAATGTTTTTGTCAATACGATTAATGATATATCTGAGCAGACTAATCTTTTAGCACTCAACGCAAGTATCGAAGCGGCAAGGGCAGGGGAACATGGTCGAGGTTTTGCAGTTGTTGCTGATGAGGTTAGAAAGCTTGCAGAGGAATCGGCCGAGTCAACTAAAGAGATAAACACTATTGTAACGGATATTAAAAAGGTAACTGGTGTAACAGTCGAATCATTGGCCAATAACCAGAAAGAGACTGAAGAAGGAATAGAGTCAATTCAGAATGTGGATAAAGCCTTTATCAATATTTTACAGGCCATTAACGAAGTAGCAGGGAAGATTGAAAGTATGTCTGCTATTGCCGAAGAAATGTCTGCTGGCACTGAAGAAGTAAGCGCATCAGTGAGCGAGCTATCAACTATATCACGTGATGCAAATGCAAGTACATCGCAAATTTCTGATAAAATTCAAGAACAGGTTACCGCAATTGAAGAGGTTACGAAATCTTCAGAGAAGCTATCACAGCTAGCCCATGAGTTAGAGAACGAAGTAACTAAATTTAAAATATAG
- a CDS encoding HD-GYP domain-containing protein codes for MRLIALQNLEAHKEHTLAKNILAENGQILLRAGTKLTAKLILRLQIRRIPYVYIDDPLTEGINPIDVVSEETRRKALEKTSTIINNLMKKKRDKIIGRDEFNIKKEVEAIITDVQRHPGSMYNMVNMQSMDDYLFHHSVNVGIISVILGVGLKYSKDKLIELGIGATLHDVGKTLIPIEILNKPGILNELEYDLMKEHSMLGFEILKEQPGIPLISAHVALQHHERWNGSGYPRGLAKLEQHEYARITAIADVYDALTSTRSYRKAYLPHEAVELLFGAGNHHFDYELVKMFRDKIAIYPIGMSVLLNDGRIAVVSEENKISPQRPKVRVIMNNDKTPVTESYEIDLYTDPKVMISEVI; via the coding sequence TTGCGTCTTATTGCCCTGCAAAATTTAGAAGCACATAAAGAACATACATTAGCTAAGAACATTTTAGCTGAAAACGGTCAAATCCTATTACGTGCAGGAACTAAATTAACAGCTAAATTAATATTGCGGTTACAAATTCGCCGAATTCCATATGTGTACATAGATGATCCGTTAACAGAAGGAATAAACCCTATAGACGTAGTGTCTGAAGAGACTAGAAGAAAAGCACTGGAAAAGACATCTACTATAATTAACAACCTAATGAAAAAGAAAAGAGATAAAATTATTGGTAGGGATGAATTCAATATTAAGAAGGAAGTTGAAGCAATTATTACAGATGTACAGAGGCATCCTGGTAGTATGTATAACATGGTTAATATGCAAAGTATGGATGATTACCTTTTTCACCATTCTGTCAATGTAGGTATTATTTCAGTGATTCTTGGTGTCGGATTGAAATATTCCAAGGATAAGTTAATTGAATTGGGTATTGGTGCTACCTTACACGATGTAGGTAAAACATTAATACCAATAGAGATACTTAATAAGCCAGGTATTTTAAATGAGCTAGAGTATGATTTAATGAAAGAGCACTCAATGCTAGGTTTTGAGATTCTAAAAGAACAACCTGGGATACCGTTGATTTCTGCCCACGTTGCATTGCAACACCACGAGCGTTGGAATGGTTCAGGCTATCCTAGGGGATTAGCTAAGCTTGAACAACACGAATATGCTAGAATTACTGCTATAGCAGATGTGTATGATGCCCTTACGTCGACGAGGTCGTACAGAAAAGCTTATTTGCCACACGAAGCAGTAGAATTATTATTTGGAGCTGGCAATCATCATTTTGATTATGAACTCGTAAAAATGTTTCGTGACAAAATAGCCATCTACCCAATAGGGATGTCAGTGTTATTAAACGATGGTAGAATTGCTGTTGTATCTGAGGAGAATAAAATCAGTCCTCAGCGGCCAAAGGTAAGGGTAATCATGAACAATGATAAGACCCCAGTTACAGAAAGCTATGAAATAGATTTGTATACGGACCCAAAGGTTATGATTAGCGAAGTTATTTAA
- a CDS encoding Hpt domain-containing protein: protein MERIIVTVDADLEDLIPGFLENRYRDIRALKEKLEYNDYQSIAITGHSMKGFGAGYGFDEISKIGAELEQAAKQGQSLEVAKKITEFEDYMGKIEIRFE from the coding sequence ATGGAAAGAATAATAGTTACAGTTGACGCTGATTTAGAGGACCTAATTCCTGGATTTCTGGAAAATAGGTATAGAGATATAAGAGCCTTAAAGGAAAAGCTAGAGTATAATGATTATCAAAGCATAGCAATTACTGGCCATAGTATGAAGGGTTTTGGTGCTGGGTACGGTTTCGACGAAATATCTAAAATAGGTGCTGAATTGGAGCAGGCTGCAAAGCAAGGACAGTCATTGGAAGTAGCAAAGAAAATTACAGAGTTCGAAGACTATATGGGAAAAATTGAAATTAGATTCGAATAA
- a CDS encoding HD-GYP domain-containing protein translates to MIEKDLSYMLVNDILAKDLENPQTGLLLLSKGHRLRATDITLLIKNNVSSVIVETDDKKIADSIIHQIHSLWSNVNKEFNDGYIENINGVKQLFANIVEGNEAKLEEVFDNYLVLLEGALARGYLLHVLHKIRGYDDYTYRHSLNVSLISGIIGKLMGLSLEDITNLSQAGLLHDIGKVKINEQIIGKKGPLTDDEYNKVQFHTTFGYEVLQDLGNISMKIQTAALAHHERLNGSGYPLGLKGDEIPLYAQIIAVADTYDAICSDRVYKKKESPFVAIDELTKGMYEGKYSVEIVTKFTYFLISGYVGYEVILNNKIRAKILLVHNEEPLRPLLQIDKEYIDLRKRRDLAIKEIIL, encoded by the coding sequence ATGATAGAAAAAGACCTGTCTTATATGTTGGTAAATGATATTCTAGCAAAAGATTTAGAGAATCCTCAGACAGGGTTGCTATTATTAAGCAAGGGTCATCGCTTAAGGGCTACTGACATCACATTACTCATTAAGAATAATGTATCTTCTGTAATAGTAGAAACCGACGATAAGAAAATAGCTGATAGCATTATTCATCAAATTCATTCACTGTGGTCGAATGTAAATAAAGAATTTAATGATGGATATATTGAAAATATTAACGGTGTTAAACAGCTATTTGCTAATATTGTTGAAGGTAATGAAGCAAAGCTTGAAGAAGTATTTGATAATTACCTTGTATTACTGGAAGGTGCGTTAGCACGTGGCTACCTGTTGCATGTGTTACATAAAATTCGCGGTTATGACGATTATACTTACCGTCATAGTTTAAATGTCAGTTTGATATCTGGTATAATTGGGAAACTAATGGGATTATCCTTGGAGGATATCACCAATCTGAGTCAAGCTGGATTGCTACATGATATTGGCAAAGTTAAGATAAATGAGCAAATCATCGGGAAAAAAGGACCTTTAACTGATGATGAATATAATAAAGTGCAATTTCACACAACCTTCGGATATGAGGTACTACAGGACTTAGGGAATATATCAATGAAGATACAAACTGCAGCACTTGCTCACCACGAACGATTGAATGGCTCTGGATATCCCTTAGGTCTGAAGGGTGATGAGATTCCATTATATGCACAAATTATTGCAGTCGCAGACACCTATGATGCAATCTGCTCAGATAGGGTTTACAAAAAGAAAGAGTCTCCCTTTGTCGCGATTGATGAGCTAACTAAAGGTATGTACGAGGGTAAATATAGTGTGGAAATAGTAACTAAGTTTACTTATTTCTTAATAAGTGGATATGTAGGTTATGAAGTAATACTTAATAATAAAATACGAGCTAAAATTTTACTAGTCCATAATGAAGAGCCGTTACGACCATTATTGCAAATTGATAAAGAATACATTGATTTACGTAAACGAAGGGATTTGGCGATAAAAGAAATTATATTATAA
- a CDS encoding bacteriohemerythrin, producing MKVEWNKSLETGIGIIDDQHKKLIERIDAFVQAVNNDDIEVIEDTVDYLIGYTIQHFGAEELIMIRNGYAGFKEHRDKHSSFINMVYEAKKSLLNKELTKEQIHHMRDELLSWTVEHIMTYDKIMTEKINKKI from the coding sequence ATGAAGGTTGAATGGAATAAAAGTCTTGAAACTGGTATCGGCATAATAGATGATCAGCACAAAAAACTAATTGAACGTATTGATGCGTTCGTACAGGCGGTTAATAATGATGACATAGAAGTAATAGAAGATACAGTAGACTATCTGATAGGCTACACAATTCAACACTTCGGTGCTGAAGAGCTGATTATGATACGAAATGGCTATGCAGGATTTAAAGAGCATAGAGATAAACACTCAAGTTTCATTAATATGGTCTACGAAGCTAAAAAATCCTTGTTGAATAAGGAACTAACAAAAGAGCAAATCCATCATATGCGCGACGAATTGTTGAGTTGGACAGTTGAGCATATAATGACATACGACAAAATTATGACAGAAAAAATTAACAAAAAAATATAA
- a CDS encoding response regulator — protein sequence MSAKVLIVDDAAFMRMMIKDILSKNGFNVVGEAANGEEAVARYKELEPDIVTMDITMPEKDGIAALKDIKKMNPAAKVIMCSAMGQQAMVIDAIQAGAKDFIVKPFQADRVIEAITKALG from the coding sequence GTGTCGGCAAAGGTGCTAATAGTAGATGATGCAGCTTTTATGAGAATGATGATTAAAGATATACTTTCAAAGAATGGGTTCAATGTAGTAGGTGAAGCTGCTAATGGGGAAGAAGCTGTGGCTAGATATAAAGAGTTAGAGCCTGATATTGTAACCATGGATATAACAATGCCAGAGAAGGATGGAATTGCGGCGCTGAAGGATATAAAAAAAATGAATCCTGCGGCTAAGGTAATAATGTGTTCTGCAATGGGTCAACAAGCTATGGTAATCGATGCTATACAAGCAGGTGCTAAGGACTTTATCGTTAAGCCATTCCAAGCAGATAGAGTAATAGAGGCGATTACAAAAGCTCTAGGGTAG
- a CDS encoding chemotaxis protein CheC produces MSDPIKNITDFQLDVLKEISNIGAGNAATALSKLLSRPTHMNVSQVLPLHFNDILEYVGGAENVVATVLLRIEGDISGTMFFVINTEVARDLIKDMLGTVEGEEISEMGFSVLQEIGNILSGSYLTALSDFTGLDLQPSIPSLAVDMAGALLGEGLMELGRSGDYAILIDAEIGIINTVEQAIIQNGGGHFFLLPDPESFEKLFVALGVQNHGSS; encoded by the coding sequence ATGAGTGACCCAATAAAAAACATTACAGATTTTCAGCTTGATGTATTAAAGGAAATTAGTAATATAGGGGCTGGTAATGCTGCAACAGCACTGTCAAAGCTATTAAGTCGTCCTACTCATATGAATGTGTCCCAGGTACTACCATTACACTTTAATGACATACTTGAGTATGTTGGTGGTGCTGAGAATGTTGTAGCAACAGTGCTTCTAAGGATTGAAGGGGATATTTCAGGGACGATGTTTTTTGTTATTAATACTGAAGTTGCTAGAGATTTAATTAAGGATATGCTAGGAACAGTAGAAGGCGAAGAAATATCAGAAATGGGTTTTTCTGTCCTTCAAGAAATAGGTAATATTCTTTCGGGCTCTTATTTAACGGCATTATCTGATTTCACTGGATTAGACTTGCAGCCAAGTATTCCTTCATTGGCAGTCGATATGGCGGGAGCTCTTCTGGGTGAAGGATTAATGGAATTGGGTAGAAGTGGCGATTATGCAATACTTATCGACGCAGAGATTGGAATTATAAATACAGTAGAACAGGCAATTATTCAAAATGGTGGAGGGCATTTTTTCTTATTACCAGATCCAGAATCTTTTGAGAAGTTGTTTGTTGCGTTAGGAGTGCAGAACCATGGAAGTAGTTAA
- a CDS encoding chemotaxis protein CheD gives MEVVKVWMADSNIAKYPNSIRTTGLGSCVGVTLYDPTTKVAGMAHVMLPSSTLAKNSDFKNAKYADTALPELLEMVIKAGANKARLVAKLAGGSQMFSFSGSSETMRIGPRNVEACKEALKKLGIRVIAEDTGGNFGRTVELYTDDGRYQIRTATKQEKVI, from the coding sequence ATGGAAGTAGTTAAAGTATGGATGGCAGACTCAAATATTGCTAAATATCCAAACTCCATACGTACCACTGGTTTAGGGTCATGCGTAGGAGTTACATTATATGATCCCACTACAAAAGTTGCGGGTATGGCACATGTTATGCTACCTTCATCAACATTAGCAAAAAACAGTGACTTCAAAAATGCAAAATATGCAGATACCGCGTTGCCTGAGCTACTTGAAATGGTGATTAAAGCAGGTGCTAACAAAGCTAGGTTAGTAGCAAAGCTAGCGGGTGGGTCACAGATGTTTAGTTTTTCTGGTAGTAGTGAAACCATGAGAATTGGACCGAGAAATGTAGAGGCCTGTAAAGAAGCATTGAAGAAATTAGGTATTAGAGTGATTGCTGAAGATACTGGCGGGAATTTTGGTCGTACAGTTGAACTGTATACAGATGATGGAAGGTACCAGATTAGGACGGCAACTAAGCAAGAAAAAGTAATATAA
- a CDS encoding STAS domain-containing protein, with protein sequence MEIRKSGSEACLEPTGRIDMSNSHILKEKLLELYNEGFTVITVDFSQVNGIDSSGLGKLLLFQKKLKEKDGELIVKHVKSEYIRKMFEMIHLDKVIRIINE encoded by the coding sequence ATGGAAATTAGGAAAAGCGGTTCAGAAGCTTGTCTAGAGCCAACAGGACGTATTGATATGAGTAATTCTCATATTTTGAAGGAGAAATTACTGGAGCTCTATAACGAAGGTTTTACTGTAATTACTGTTGACTTTTCTCAGGTTAATGGTATTGATAGCTCTGGATTAGGGAAGTTGCTATTATTCCAAAAGAAATTAAAGGAAAAAGACGGCGAATTAATAGTAAAACATGTGAAAAGTGAGTACATAAGAAAGATGTTTGAAATGATACATTTAGATAAGGTTATTAGAATTATAAATGAGTAA